A genomic window from Nicotiana sylvestris chromosome 11, ASM39365v2, whole genome shotgun sequence includes:
- the LOC138882311 gene encoding protein NLP6-like isoform X2: MVCQKHQYLFAQIWVSVADSWCTGKAITVRQRHIAISDNQNLSLFKYASGIQYILEGYSVVGRAFSSKSSCFCRDVTQLSIMEYTLVTCAREAGLTGCFAICLSAPGNDDNVYILEFFLPPNELLHRNLQDFLKLVLDTVKQQLLFFKVAVGHDFEKKLPVEGIKISSDDELDSFNICQTTKELHNVEPLPNGGKLMLLDTPNQQSLSSETNQQLSLDINEINAERDSIAVSEEQCNSAGSSTSAKTSQNKERKLQLELSTRQAKQGANAVNKRKNGKRTLTSESEIQKERERIERDHNINLKKIEDRSSMTEDAAADDLGVGKSTVKRICRLYGITRWPPKNKEKKRKCSPSRKMKSILPAEEDVNASTKFQQSSDSPNKEDTINGAKVGAHVTEIRDGTAVITKVKYGDGMLKLKLTLSSKMKDLEEEVAKRVESSIESFDFTYVDKEGDTILIKCDEDLTECFLHFRSSKRNFYQFSALVVSRNRSECIPIYFYQIHVCGRKESVVAMINSSIHKVNSSMINSYI; the protein is encoded by the exons ATGGTATGTCAAAAACATCAATATCTCTTTGCTCAGATTTGGGTCAGTGTTGCTGATTCATGGTGCACGGGAAAAGCTATCACTGTTAGACAACGACACATTGCAATCAGTGATAACCAAAACTTAAGTTTATTCAAATATGCGAGTGGTATTCAATACATATTAGAAGGCTACAGTGTTGTAGGTAGGGCTTTCTCATCAAAATCTTCGTGCTTTTGCCGAGATGTAACACAGTTGAGCATAATGGAATACACCTTGGTAACTTGTGCTCGCGAAGCTGGTTTAACTGGTTGTTTTGCAATCTGTTTAAGTGCTCCAGGCAATGATGACAATGTTTACATACTAGAGTTCTTCTTGCCCCCAAATGAGCTTCTGCATAGGAATCTACAAGACTTCCTGAAGTTGGTTTTGGACACGGTGAAACAACAGTTGCTCTTCTTTAAGGTTGCAGTTGGACATGATTTTGAAAAGAAGTTACCTGTTGAAGGCATCAAGATTTCTTCTGACGATGAACTTGATTCTTTTAATATCTGTCAAACTACTAAGGAACTGCATAATGTTGAGCCATTGCCAAATGGAGGAAAGTTGATGTTGCTTGACACACCAAATCAGCAGTCTCTTTCTTCCGAAACAAATCAGCAACTGAGTTTGGATATTAATGAGATAAATGCTGAAAGGGATAGCATAGCTGTAAGTGAAGAACAGTGCAATTCCGCTGGATCTTCAACTAGCGCTAAAACCTctcaaaacaaagaaagaaaactgCAGCTGGAATTATCAACACGACAGGCAAAGCAGGGAGCAAATGCtgtgaacaaaagaaaaaacgGTAAACGGACATTAACCTCTGAGTCGGAGattcagaaagaaagagagaGGATAGAACGCGATCATAACATCAACCTCAAAAAAATTGAAGACCGCTCGTCAATGACTGAAGATGCCGCTGCTGATGATTTGGGAG TTGGCAAATCAACGGTGAAGCGTATATGTAGATTATACGGTATAACTAGATGGCCGCCCAAGAataaggagaagaaaagaaaatgctcCCCCTCTCGTAAAATGAAATCCATCCTCCCTGCTGAGGAAGACGTCAATGCTAGTACAAAATTCCAGCAATCTTCTGATTCGCCTAACAAGGAAGACACAATTAATGGAGCTAAAGTTGGAGCACATGTTACAGAAATCCGAGATGGTACAGCTGTGATTACAAAGGTGAAATATGGAGATGGGATGCTAAAATTGAAGCTAACTCTTTCTTCTAAGATGAAGGATTTAGAAGAGGAAGTGGCAAAGAGGGTCGAGTCATCGATTGAAAGTTTTGATTTCACGTATGTAGATAAAGAGGGTGATACGATATTGATAAAATGTGATGAGGATTTGACGGAATGTTTTCTGCATTTTAGATCTTCAAAGAGGAATTTTTATCAGTTTTCTGCTCTTGTGGTTTCAAGGAATCGAAGTGAATGTATTCCAATATACTTCTATCAGATTCATGTTTGTGGTCGCAAGGAATCGGTCGTAGCCATGATCAACTCTTCTATCCACAAGGTCAATAGTAGCATGATCAATTCCTATATCTAG
- the LOC138882311 gene encoding protein NLP6-like isoform X1, which yields MLQVVDLKSPDSYCPLNLKVLDDRECALGGIYKAIEMVCQKHQYLFAQIWVSVADSWCTGKAITVRQRHIAISDNQNLSLFKYASGIQYILEGYSVVGRAFSSKSSCFCRDVTQLSIMEYTLVTCAREAGLTGCFAICLSAPGNDDNVYILEFFLPPNELLHRNLQDFLKLVLDTVKQQLLFFKVAVGHDFEKKLPVEGIKISSDDELDSFNICQTTKELHNVEPLPNGGKLMLLDTPNQQSLSSETNQQLSLDINEINAERDSIAVSEEQCNSAGSSTSAKTSQNKERKLQLELSTRQAKQGANAVNKRKNGKRTLTSESEIQKERERIERDHNINLKKIEDRSSMTEDAAADDLGVGKSTVKRICRLYGITRWPPKNKEKKRKCSPSRKMKSILPAEEDVNASTKFQQSSDSPNKEDTINGAKVGAHVTEIRDGTAVITKVKYGDGMLKLKLTLSSKMKDLEEEVAKRVESSIESFDFTYVDKEGDTILIKCDEDLTECFLHFRSSKRNFYQFSALVVSRNRSECIPIYFYQIHVCGRKESVVAMINSSIHKVNSSMINSYI from the exons ATGCTCCAG GTGGTGGACTTGAAATCTCCGGATTCATATTGTCCGCTTAATTTGAAA GTTTTGGATGACCGGGAATGTGCTCTTGGTGGAATATACAAGGCAATCGAAATGGTATGTCAAAAACATCAATATCTCTTTGCTCAGATTTGGGTCAGTGTTGCTGATTCATGGTGCACGGGAAAAGCTATCACTGTTAGACAACGACACATTGCAATCAGTGATAACCAAAACTTAAGTTTATTCAAATATGCGAGTGGTATTCAATACATATTAGAAGGCTACAGTGTTGTAGGTAGGGCTTTCTCATCAAAATCTTCGTGCTTTTGCCGAGATGTAACACAGTTGAGCATAATGGAATACACCTTGGTAACTTGTGCTCGCGAAGCTGGTTTAACTGGTTGTTTTGCAATCTGTTTAAGTGCTCCAGGCAATGATGACAATGTTTACATACTAGAGTTCTTCTTGCCCCCAAATGAGCTTCTGCATAGGAATCTACAAGACTTCCTGAAGTTGGTTTTGGACACGGTGAAACAACAGTTGCTCTTCTTTAAGGTTGCAGTTGGACATGATTTTGAAAAGAAGTTACCTGTTGAAGGCATCAAGATTTCTTCTGACGATGAACTTGATTCTTTTAATATCTGTCAAACTACTAAGGAACTGCATAATGTTGAGCCATTGCCAAATGGAGGAAAGTTGATGTTGCTTGACACACCAAATCAGCAGTCTCTTTCTTCCGAAACAAATCAGCAACTGAGTTTGGATATTAATGAGATAAATGCTGAAAGGGATAGCATAGCTGTAAGTGAAGAACAGTGCAATTCCGCTGGATCTTCAACTAGCGCTAAAACCTctcaaaacaaagaaagaaaactgCAGCTGGAATTATCAACACGACAGGCAAAGCAGGGAGCAAATGCtgtgaacaaaagaaaaaacgGTAAACGGACATTAACCTCTGAGTCGGAGattcagaaagaaagagagaGGATAGAACGCGATCATAACATCAACCTCAAAAAAATTGAAGACCGCTCGTCAATGACTGAAGATGCCGCTGCTGATGATTTGGGAG TTGGCAAATCAACGGTGAAGCGTATATGTAGATTATACGGTATAACTAGATGGCCGCCCAAGAataaggagaagaaaagaaaatgctcCCCCTCTCGTAAAATGAAATCCATCCTCCCTGCTGAGGAAGACGTCAATGCTAGTACAAAATTCCAGCAATCTTCTGATTCGCCTAACAAGGAAGACACAATTAATGGAGCTAAAGTTGGAGCACATGTTACAGAAATCCGAGATGGTACAGCTGTGATTACAAAGGTGAAATATGGAGATGGGATGCTAAAATTGAAGCTAACTCTTTCTTCTAAGATGAAGGATTTAGAAGAGGAAGTGGCAAAGAGGGTCGAGTCATCGATTGAAAGTTTTGATTTCACGTATGTAGATAAAGAGGGTGATACGATATTGATAAAATGTGATGAGGATTTGACGGAATGTTTTCTGCATTTTAGATCTTCAAAGAGGAATTTTTATCAGTTTTCTGCTCTTGTGGTTTCAAGGAATCGAAGTGAATGTATTCCAATATACTTCTATCAGATTCATGTTTGTGGTCGCAAGGAATCGGTCGTAGCCATGATCAACTCTTCTATCCACAAGGTCAATAGTAGCATGATCAATTCCTATATCTAG
- the LOC138868184 gene encoding protein NLP1-like, whose translation MNNLFTAADTTIYHDSIKEKIAYALKNAYISDNFGCWLVQFWAPVTTKDQVFLTTCDLPFGLTKLHEGLCFYRSECLKFRIPIVTDCSENEYRLGPTERVFKHGLPKMSPDISRYSVADFPQHGSALIAGLGNYLAVPVFEPLSNERAGVLEIIGDKKGSFSQDFVQMVYEMLNKVDLRSSNIYGHPDKKLVN comes from the exons ATGAACAACCTTTTTACAGCTGCTGATACTACTATCTATCATGATAGCATTAAGGAGAAAATCGCATATGCTCTCAAGAATGCCTACATTTCTGACAACTTCGGATGCTGGTTGGTTCAATTTTGGGCACCTGTAACTACTAAAGATCAGGTTTTTCTAACAACTTGTGACCTACCTTTTGGTCTTACGAAACTCCATGAAGGACTTTGTTTTTATAGGTCAGAGTGTCTGAAATTTAGAATTCCTATTGTAACTGATTGTTCTGAGAATGAGTATCGACTTGGTCCTACTGAACGCGTGTTCAAACATGGTTTGCCTAAAATGAGTCCGGATATTTCGCGCTATTCAGTTGCTGATTTTCCTCAGCATGGCTCGGCTTTAATTGCTGGTTTAGGGAACTATTTGGCTGTACCGGTTTTTGAGCCTCTTAGTAATGAACGCGCTGGAGTACTGGAGATCATAGGGGATAAGAAGGGAAGCTTCTCTCAAGATTTTGTTCAAATGGTGTATGAGATGCTCAAT AAGGTGGACTTGAGATCATCAAACATATATGGCCACCCCGACAAGAAG ttggtgaattga
- the LOC104238265 gene encoding protein NLP7-like — protein sequence MESVFSAHAWSRQPNGLWVFWSERDDAAQLQNHFSFTADVVTKRMAIKERVKIALQRVEKLSCNYLIQFWASIVIDGQTFLTTSDQPFGLSRLDDRLCSYRQKCLSCAIPVELKNGTQCENDLGPPGRVFKHRLPELCTDVKNYSQQEFPLRDDAAAWGIQWCYTVPVFDSSRDTFVGVLELVTSHQTNDWMFQNSVLLIFKMLQVVDLKSPEPYCPLNWKVLDDQICTLARLYKSIEMVCQKHQFPFAQIWVSVADSREKLSLGLQYMFEGYSVVGRAFSSKSSCFCRDVTQLSIMEYPLVTCARETGLTGCFAICLSAPGNDDNVYILEFFLPPNELLHRNLQVFLKLVLDTVKQQLQHFEVAVGHDFG from the exons ATGGAGAGTGTGTTCAGTGCACATGCCTGGTCCCGCCAACCCAATGGtctatgggttttttggagtgaACGTGACGATGCAGCGCAGCTTCAGAATCACTTCTCCTTCA CTGCAGATGTTGTTACTAAAcgcatggcaatcaaggaaagAGTTAAGATTGCACTCCAACGTGTAGAGAAATTATCCTGCAATTATCTTATTCAGTTCTGGGCTAGTATTGTAATTGATGGCCAGACTTTCCTAACAACTTCAGATCAGCCTTTTGGTCTTAGCAGACTAGATGACAGACTATGTTCGTACAGGCAGAAGTGCCTGAGCTGTGCAATTCCTGTTGAGCTGAAGAACGGTACCCAATGTGAAAATGACCTTGGTCCCCCCGGACGTGTTTTCAAACATAGGTTGCCTGAACTATGTACAGACGTGAAGAATTACAGCCAACAAGAGTTCCCTTTACGGGATGATGCTGCAGCCTGGGGCATACAATGGTGCTATACTGTTCCTGTCTTTGATTCATCTCGAGACACCTTTGTCGGGGTCCTTGAGTTGGTCACCAGTCACCAAACAAACGACTGGATGTTTCAAAACTCTGTCTTGCTCATTTTCAAGATGCTCCAG GTGGTGGATCTGAAATCTCCGGAACCATATTGTCCGCTTAATTGGAAA GTTTTGGATGACCAGATATGTACTCTTGCTCGATTATACAAGTCAATAGAAATGGTATGTCAAAAACATCAATTTCCTTTTGCTCAGATTTGGGTCAGTGTTGCTGATTCACGGGAAAAGCTATCACT TGGTCTTCAATACATGTTTGAAGGCTACAGTGTTGTAGGCAGGGCTTTCTCATCAAAATCTTCATGCTTTTGCCGAGATGTAACACAGTTGAGCATAATGGAATACCCCTTGGTAACTTGTGCTCGTGAAACTGGTTTAACTGGTTGTTTTGCAATCTGTTTAAGTGCTCCGGGCAATGATGACAATGTTTACATACTAGAGTTCTTCTTGCCCCCAAATGAGCTTCTGCATAGAAATCTACAAGTCTTCCTGAAGTTAGTTTTGGACACGGTGAAACAACAGTTGCAACACTTTGAGGTTGCAGTCGGACATGATTTTGGATAG
- the LOC138881896 gene encoding uncharacterized protein gives MSVEFRHIPRIHNEIADALATLSSMLHQPDKAYVDPVHIQVRDQHAYCNVVKEEINGEPWFHDIKEYIKSGVYPVHATGDQKRTIRRLASGFFLSGGILYKRTPDLGLLRCINAKEASTIMTEVHSGVWGPHMNGYVLAKKIIRAALVEQAAKDSKAYYQLLNCTKRSSARHIAIDMI, from the exons ATGTCGGTAGAATTTAGACATATTCCTAGGATTCACAATGagattgccgatgctttggctactctgtcgtcaatgttacatcaaccagacaaggcttatgtcgaccctgtgcatatccaagttcgtgatcaacatgcttattgtaatgtggtaaAAGAGGAAATTAATGgcgaaccttggttccatgatatcaaggaatatatcaagtcgggggtatatccagtacatgccacaggtgatcaaaagagaaccattcgacgactggctagtggatttttcttaagtgggggaatcttgtacaagaggactccagATTTGGGACTGCTGAGGTGTATAAATGCTAAAGAAGCTTccactatcatgaccgaagtacattctggagtttggGGGCCACATATGAatgggtatgtcttggcaaagaagataattcgagcag CCCTTGTTGAACAAGCTGCAAAGGATTCCAAAGCTTACTACCAGCTTCTAAATTGCACAAAGAGGAGTTCGGCTAGGCACATCGCAATTGACATGATTTAG